The Streptomyces venezuelae genomic interval TGCGTGACGAACGCGTCGGCCTGCCGCAGGATCGCCAACTGGGGCACCCAGGAGTGCACTTCGACGTTCCCCGGCAGCTCGCCGAGCTCGCCGGCGTCGACGAACCTCCCGATCTGCAGGACGACATGCCAGTCCGGAAGCGTGCGGAACGCCTCCGCACAGGTCCGGTAGAACTCGGGGCGCTTCGTGAAGGAGGAACCCAGCGACACCAGGACGACCTTCTCCGCGCCGGCCGGCGGCCGCCACTCGCCCTGGTCGGCGCGGGCGCCCTGGCAGGCGCCGACGAAGGTGTAGACGGACTCGTCGACCCGGTCGGCGTGCGGCTGGAGCGCCCGGGGGATGAGCACGAGCGCGCGCCTCGGCCGCGCGATCAGCCGGTCCGGGTGGGTGTCGACCCCGTGCTCGGCCAGCCACGCCTCGAACCGCGCGTAGTACGCCTTGCCGCGCGGCGACGCCTTGAGCTCGGCGAACATCGGCTCGGCGACCTCCTCCTCGTACCCCTCCCACGGCACGAGGTTCGGCCACAGGGAGAGCGACGGCACGCCCCAGGTGTGGGCGAGGACGGGGGCGGGGTAGGCGGTGATGTCGTGGAGCACCAGGTCCGGCACGTCCTCCTCGAAGGCCTTGGCGAGCTGCGGCAAGGCCTGCACGGCGTCGTTCAGGAACGGCTCGACGTGGTCGATGAGCTCCGTGCCCCAGGCGTCCGGGTCGTCGTCGGTCGGCAGCGTCGAGGCGTAGACGACGGGCGTGGCCCCCGTCTCCGCGACCTTCTCGGCGAACGGGGCGGGGACGGCGTAACTGACGCGGTGGCCGCGCGTGACGAGCTCACGGATGACTTCCAGGCTCGGGTTCACGTGTCCGTGGGCGGCGATCGAGAACATGGCCAGGTGGGCGGGGGGAGCGGGGGTCATGCCGGCCACCCTAGATACGGCGATACGTGCCGTTGACCGCCGTGAAGTCCGGTCTGCGCGGCCGGAGAGGCCCCGGCGCCCGCCCCCGTACGAGAAGGGCGGGCGCCGGGACTGCCGTTCGGTGGAGCCACTCGGGAACGGCGGGCTGACGGGCCGGGCGTGGCGCGTCGGGCCGGGCGTGATGCGTCGGCTCGGGCGTCGGCCAGGCATAGGCCTCGGTTGCCGGAGAGGGCTCCGTCGCCTCCCTGCCGGGCCTCGGCTACCGGGGCAGGCGGTCGAGCAG includes:
- the mgt gene encoding macrolide-inactivating glycosyltransferase; translation: MTPAPPAHLAMFSIAAHGHVNPSLEVIRELVTRGHRVSYAVPAPFAEKVAETGATPVVYASTLPTDDDPDAWGTELIDHVEPFLNDAVQALPQLAKAFEEDVPDLVLHDITAYPAPVLAHTWGVPSLSLWPNLVPWEGYEEEVAEPMFAELKASPRGKAYYARFEAWLAEHGVDTHPDRLIARPRRALVLIPRALQPHADRVDESVYTFVGACQGARADQGEWRPPAGAEKVVLVSLGSSFTKRPEFYRTCAEAFRTLPDWHVVLQIGRFVDAGELGELPGNVEVHSWVPQLAILRQADAFVTHAGAGGSQEGLATATPMVAVPQAVDQFGNAEVLQALGVARHLPMEDVTPERLREAVLALVGDPEVARRAARIQEDMAHEGGTHRAADLIESELGRGPRRG